From a region of the Phaseolus vulgaris cultivar G19833 chromosome 6, P. vulgaris v2.0, whole genome shotgun sequence genome:
- the LOC137832701 gene encoding transcription factor ILR3-like isoform X2, protein MRRDRLNDRFLELGSILDPGRPLKMDKAVILSDAVRLVSQLREEAHKLRESIENLQGKINELKAEKNELREEKQRLKAEKDSLEQKIEAFSSQSSFLRAFPGPGQVVGSKLVPFMGYPGVGMWQFLPPAAVDTSQDHVLRPPVA, encoded by the exons atgagaaggGATAGACTCAATGACAG GTTTTTGGAACTGGGATCTATCCTAGACCCTGGAAGGCCTCTAAAAATGGACAAGGCTGTTATATTAAGTGATGCAGTTCGATTGGTGTCTCAGTTACGAGAGGAAGCTCATAAGCTACGAGAGTCCATTGAGAATCTACAAGGGAAAATCAATGAATTGAAG GCTGAGAAGAATGAGCTTCGTGAGGAGAAGCAGCGACTAAAAGCAGAGAAAGATAGCCTTGAACAGAAGATTGAGGCCTTCAGTTCACAATCTAGCTTTCTTCGTGCATTTCCAGGACCAGGACAAGTTGTTGGTAGCAAGTTGGTGCCCTTCATGGGCTATCCAGGAGTTGGCATGTGGCAGTTTTTACCACCTGCTGCTGTTGACACCTCACAGGACCATGTACTCAGGCCACCAGTTGCATAA
- the LOC137832700 gene encoding sulfite exporter TauE/SafE family protein 5-like: protein MSTPSFIFLVLSLIAFNPSNAKQEQPFSNIINIDHFLDKIYLWGGEAQSQRLLSGPLVLAGVLCFIASAISSAGGIGGGGLFIPILSIVAGLDLKTASSLSAFMVTGGSIANVMCNMCITSLKFGGKSLIDYDIALSSEPCMLLGVSLGVICNLVFPEWLITVLFAVFLAWSTSKTCRSGLMFWKAESDEIRKNGVDELEKGLLENETIEERKVLAVGHVYKENNEPKNVEVSVPLLSSQGKVRIPWLKLVVLLLIWFSFFSVYLLRGNRYGQGIIRMEPCGVEYWILSSVQIPLAVVFTAWIVFRKENLRDRTLIRELTDMKMPGLTKNRPSNILAFPSMALLAGILGGVFGIGGGMLISPLLLQVGIKPEVTAATCSFMVLFSATMSALQYLMLGMEHVEAALILAIMCFVASLLGLLVVQRAIRKHGRASIIVFSVSIVMFVSNILMTSFGGLKVWTDYESGEYMGFKLPC, encoded by the exons ATGAGTACTCCAAGTTTTATATTTCTAGTTCTCAGCTTAATTGCCTTCAATCCTTCAAATGCAAAACAAGAACAACCCTTTTCAAATATCATCAATATTGATCATTTCCTGGACAAAATTTATCTGTGGGGAGGTGAAGCACAATCCCAGAGACTTCTTTCAGGCCCTTTGGTTCTGGCTGGAGTTTTGTGCTTCATAGCCTCTGCTATTTCTAGTGCTGGTGGAATAGGTGGGGGTGGTCTTTTTATACCCATATTATCCATTGTGGCTGGTTTAGACCTGAAAACTGCTTCTAGTCTCTCAGCTTTCATGGTCACAGGAGGGTCAATTGCAAACGTTATGTGCAATATGTGCATCACAAGTCTTAAATTTGGTGGCAAGTCATTGATTGACTATGACATAGCTCTTTCATCAGAGCCATGCATGTTGTTGGGAGTGAGTCTTGGAGTTATCTGTAACCTTGTATTCCCAGAGTGGTTGATCACAGTACTGTTTGCCGTCTTTCTTGCATGGTCTACCTCAAAAACTTGCAGAAGTGGGTTGATGTTTTGGAAGGCTGAATCAGATGAGATAAGGAAAAATGGAGTTGATGAACTTGAGAAGGGGCTGCTGGAAAACGAGACTATTGAAGAAAGGAAAGTTTTAGCAGTAGGACATGTGTACAAAGAAAATAATGAGCCAAAAAATGTTGAGGTGTCTGTGCCTCTTCTTTCTTCTCAAGGAAAAGTGAGGATCCCTTGGTTGAAATTGGTGGTTTTACTTTTGATCTGGTTCTCTTTTTTCTCTGTCTATCTTCTCCGTGGCAACAGATATGGACAG GGAATCATTCGAATGGAGCCCTGTGGTGTGGAATACTGGATTCTGTCATCGGTTCAGATACCTCTTGCTGTGGTTTTCACTGCTTGGATtgtatttagaaaagaaaaccTTAGAGACCGAACGCTTATTCGAGAG CTAACTGATATGAAGATGCCGGGACTCACCAAAAATAGACCATCAAATATACTTGCTTTTCCATCAATGGCACTATTAGCAGGGATACTGGGTGGTGTCTTTGGAATTGGAGGTGGAATGCTAATTAGTCCACTTCTTCTTCAGGTTGGAATAAAACCTGAG GTAACAGCAGCAACATGTTCTTTCATGGTTCTCTTTTCTGCTACCATGTCAGCATTGCAATATCTGATGTTGGGAATGGAACATGTAGAAGCTGCCTTAATCTTGGCCATAATGTGTTTTGTTGCATCCCTTCTTGGGTTATTAGTGGTACAGAGAGCAATTCGGAAGCATGGAAGAGCCTCTATAATAGTTTTCTCGGTTAGTATAGTGATGTTTGTGAGTAATATTCTAATGACTAGCTTTGGAGGCCTAAAGGTTTGGACAGACTATGAATCAGGGGAATATATGGGGTTCAAACTACCCTGttga